In Marasmius oreades isolate 03SP1 chromosome 1, whole genome shotgun sequence, one DNA window encodes the following:
- a CDS encoding uncharacterized protein (BUSCO:EOG09264X9R) codes for MNIFRSLSQIISPRMPTTRSAASITTAEIASEKKANTALSKRAKRKAAEVQDQDDEAEAVVKVNRSKSKKARVIKEVVKTTSVITSTSTVVQPLAALPDVEEPEALVPAKLSFSFEDAKAHLISADPRFKDVFERLECKPYEELEMVHPFRALTTSILGQQISWLAARSINHKFIRLFNPAIPENHADYADSKSPTSFFPTPRQVAELDLATLRTAGLSQRKAEYVHDLAMRFADGRLSTQKLLAADDEELAQILIEVRGIGRWTVDMFAIFSLRRPDILPVGDLGVQRGLVRWFLALHSPSYNFAISPHKESRKSKTEQKPKTQVPVPSSSNADTEAVPSDLSSLPPAPIPLVPATPVKKSKKKSKKKNEAESDEDPIPPPFTPSIKTALRRSAADSSPPPPLPEGLSASVLKTRLEGKKKIKGAFLTPNEMEELTESWKPYRSLGVYYMWALAEVDVGDD; via the exons ATGAACATTTTCCGGTCACTTTCACAGATAATTAGTCCCAGGATGCCTACTACTCGTTCAGCTGCAAGTATCACCACCGCCGAAATCGCTTCCGAGAAGAAAGCGAACACAGCACTTTCGAAGAGGGCGAAGAGGAAGGCTGCCGAAGTTCAAGACCAAGATGATGAAGCGGAAGCCGTAGTGAAAGTGAATCGGAGCAAGTCCAAGAAGGCCCGTGTAATCAAGGAAGTTGTAAAGACTACTTCTGTCATTACTTCGACCTCGACTGTAGTGCAACCGCTAGCAGCACTACCTGATGTAGAAGAGCCTGAAGCCCTTGTCCCCGCCAAACTATCCTTCTCATTTGAGGATGCAAAAGCGCATCTTATCAGTGCAGACCCCCGTTTCAAGGATGTGTTCGAGAGATTAGAGTGCAAGCCTTATGAGGAGTTGGAAATGGTTCACCCATTCAG GGCGTTGACTACGTCAATACTTGGCCAACAAATTTCCTGGTTGGCCGCTCGGTCTATCAACCACAAGTTCATCAGACTGTTCAACCCTGCTATTCCAGAGAATCACGCTGATTACGC AGACTCAAAATCCCCAACTTCGTTCTTTCCGACTCCCCGCCAAGTCGCGGAACTCGACCTTGCGACTTTGCGTACAGCAGGACTTAGCCAGAGAAAGGCAGAGTATG TTCACGACCTTGCCATGAGGTTCGCAGATGGGCGTTTGTCGACCCAGAAATTGCTCGCGGCGGATGACGAAGAGCTGGCACAGATTCTCATTGAAGTTCGCGGAATTGGAAGA TGGACTG TGGACATGTTTGCTATATTCTCCCTCCGCCGACCAGATATCCTCCCTGTTGGTGATCTCGGGGTTCAACGCGGACTTGTTCGCTGGTTTTTGGCACTACATTCACCGAGTTACAACTTTGCTATCTCTCCACATAAGGAGTCTAGGAAATCTAAAACTGAACAGAAACCTAAAACCCAGGTTCCTgttccttcctcttctaatgCTGACACTGAGGCTGTCCCCTCGGATTTGTCGTCACTCCCACCTGCGCCTATACCCTTGGTTCCTGCGACGCCGGTCAAGAAGAGCAAGAAAAAaagtaagaaaaaaaacgaaGCGGAATCTGACGAAGATCCAATTCCCCCACCGTTTACGCCTTCTATAAAGACCGCGTTGAGAAGATCTGCCGCCGACTCGTCGCCGCCCCCTCCTTTACCGGAGGGATTGAGTGCGTCCGTGTTGAAGACCCGGTTAGAGGGCAAGAAGAAGATTAA GGGTGCATTTTTGACACCGAATGAAATGGAGGAGTTGACGGAGAGCTGGAAGCCGTATCGAAGTTTAG GTGTGTATTACATGTGGGCTTTGGCCGAGGTGGATGTTGGGGATGATTAG
- a CDS encoding uncharacterized protein (BUSCO:EOG09264X9R) gives MIKFITVPSQLLPRYKYQLKGEIISPRMPTTRSAASITTAEIASEKKANTALSKRAKRKAAEVQDQDDEAEAVVKVNRSKSKKARVIKEVVKTTSVITSTSTVVQPLAALPDVEEPEALVPAKLSFSFEDAKAHLISADPRFKDVFERLECKPYEELEMVHPFRALTTSILGQQISWLAARSINHKFIRLFNPAIPENHADYADSKSPTSFFPTPRQVAELDLATLRTAGLSQRKAEYVHDLAMRFADGRLSTQKLLAADDEELAQILIEVRGIGRWTVDMFAIFSLRRPDILPVGDLGVQRGLVRWFLALHSPSYNFAISPHKESRKSKTEQKPKTQVPVPSSSNADTEAVPSDLSSLPPAPIPLVPATPVKKSKKKSKKKNEAESDEDPIPPPFTPSIKTALRRSAADSSPPPPLPEGLSASVLKTRLEGKKKIKGAFLTPNEMEELTESWKPYRSLGVYYMWALAEVDVGDD, from the exons ATGATTAAATTTATTACTGTACCGAGTCAGCTTTTGCCTCGTTACAAATACCAATTGAAAGGAG AGATAATTAGTCCCAGGATGCCTACTACTCGTTCAGCTGCAAGTATCACCACCGCCGAAATCGCTTCCGAGAAGAAAGCGAACACAGCACTTTCGAAGAGGGCGAAGAGGAAGGCTGCCGAAGTTCAAGACCAAGATGATGAAGCGGAAGCCGTAGTGAAAGTGAATCGGAGCAAGTCCAAGAAGGCCCGTGTAATCAAGGAAGTTGTAAAGACTACTTCTGTCATTACTTCGACCTCGACTGTAGTGCAACCGCTAGCAGCACTACCTGATGTAGAAGAGCCTGAAGCCCTTGTCCCCGCCAAACTATCCTTCTCATTTGAGGATGCAAAAGCGCATCTTATCAGTGCAGACCCCCGTTTCAAGGATGTGTTCGAGAGATTAGAGTGCAAGCCTTATGAGGAGTTGGAAATGGTTCACCCATTCAG GGCGTTGACTACGTCAATACTTGGCCAACAAATTTCCTGGTTGGCCGCTCGGTCTATCAACCACAAGTTCATCAGACTGTTCAACCCTGCTATTCCAGAGAATCACGCTGATTACGC AGACTCAAAATCCCCAACTTCGTTCTTTCCGACTCCCCGCCAAGTCGCGGAACTCGACCTTGCGACTTTGCGTACAGCAGGACTTAGCCAGAGAAAGGCAGAGTATG TTCACGACCTTGCCATGAGGTTCGCAGATGGGCGTTTGTCGACCCAGAAATTGCTCGCGGCGGATGACGAAGAGCTGGCACAGATTCTCATTGAAGTTCGCGGAATTGGAAGA TGGACTG TGGACATGTTTGCTATATTCTCCCTCCGCCGACCAGATATCCTCCCTGTTGGTGATCTCGGGGTTCAACGCGGACTTGTTCGCTGGTTTTTGGCACTACATTCACCGAGTTACAACTTTGCTATCTCTCCACATAAGGAGTCTAGGAAATCTAAAACTGAACAGAAACCTAAAACCCAGGTTCCTgttccttcctcttctaatgCTGACACTGAGGCTGTCCCCTCGGATTTGTCGTCACTCCCACCTGCGCCTATACCCTTGGTTCCTGCGACGCCGGTCAAGAAGAGCAAGAAAAAaagtaagaaaaaaaacgaaGCGGAATCTGACGAAGATCCAATTCCCCCACCGTTTACGCCTTCTATAAAGACCGCGTTGAGAAGATCTGCCGCCGACTCGTCGCCGCCCCCTCCTTTACCGGAGGGATTGAGTGCGTCCGTGTTGAAGACCCGGTTAGAGGGCAAGAAGAAGATTAA GGGTGCATTTTTGACACCGAATGAAATGGAGGAGTTGACGGAGAGCTGGAAGCCGTATCGAAGTTTAG GTGTGTATTACATGTGGGCTTTGGCCGAGGTGGATGTTGGGGATGATTAG
- a CDS encoding uncharacterized protein (BUSCO:EOG09264X9R), which translates to MIKFITVPSQLLPRYKYQLKGEIISPRMPTTRSAASITTAEIASEKKANTALSKRAKRKAAEVQDQDDEAEAVVKVNRSKSKKARVIKEVVKTTSVITSTSTVVQPLAALPDVEEPEALVPAKLSFSFEDAKAHLISADPRFKDVFERLECKPYEELEMVHPFRALTTSILGQQISWLAARSINHKFIRLFNPAIPENHADYADSKSPTSFFPTPRQVAELDLATLRTAGLSQRKAEYVHDLAMRFADGRLSTQKLLAADDEELAQILIEVRGIGRWTVDMFAIFSLRRPDILPVGDLGVQRGLVRWFLALHSPSYNFAISPHKESRKSKTEQKPKTQVPVPSSSNADTEAVPSDLSSLPPAPIPLVPATPVKKSKKKSKKKNEAESDEDPIPPPFTPSIKTALRRSAADSSPPPPLPEGLSASVLKTRLEGKKKIK; encoded by the exons ATGATTAAATTTATTACTGTACCGAGTCAGCTTTTGCCTCGTTACAAATACCAATTGAAAGGAG AGATAATTAGTCCCAGGATGCCTACTACTCGTTCAGCTGCAAGTATCACCACCGCCGAAATCGCTTCCGAGAAGAAAGCGAACACAGCACTTTCGAAGAGGGCGAAGAGGAAGGCTGCCGAAGTTCAAGACCAAGATGATGAAGCGGAAGCCGTAGTGAAAGTGAATCGGAGCAAGTCCAAGAAGGCCCGTGTAATCAAGGAAGTTGTAAAGACTACTTCTGTCATTACTTCGACCTCGACTGTAGTGCAACCGCTAGCAGCACTACCTGATGTAGAAGAGCCTGAAGCCCTTGTCCCCGCCAAACTATCCTTCTCATTTGAGGATGCAAAAGCGCATCTTATCAGTGCAGACCCCCGTTTCAAGGATGTGTTCGAGAGATTAGAGTGCAAGCCTTATGAGGAGTTGGAAATGGTTCACCCATTCAG GGCGTTGACTACGTCAATACTTGGCCAACAAATTTCCTGGTTGGCCGCTCGGTCTATCAACCACAAGTTCATCAGACTGTTCAACCCTGCTATTCCAGAGAATCACGCTGATTACGC AGACTCAAAATCCCCAACTTCGTTCTTTCCGACTCCCCGCCAAGTCGCGGAACTCGACCTTGCGACTTTGCGTACAGCAGGACTTAGCCAGAGAAAGGCAGAGTATG TTCACGACCTTGCCATGAGGTTCGCAGATGGGCGTTTGTCGACCCAGAAATTGCTCGCGGCGGATGACGAAGAGCTGGCACAGATTCTCATTGAAGTTCGCGGAATTGGAAGA TGGACTG TGGACATGTTTGCTATATTCTCCCTCCGCCGACCAGATATCCTCCCTGTTGGTGATCTCGGGGTTCAACGCGGACTTGTTCGCTGGTTTTTGGCACTACATTCACCGAGTTACAACTTTGCTATCTCTCCACATAAGGAGTCTAGGAAATCTAAAACTGAACAGAAACCTAAAACCCAGGTTCCTgttccttcctcttctaatgCTGACACTGAGGCTGTCCCCTCGGATTTGTCGTCACTCCCACCTGCGCCTATACCCTTGGTTCCTGCGACGCCGGTCAAGAAGAGCAAGAAAAAaagtaagaaaaaaaacgaaGCGGAATCTGACGAAGATCCAATTCCCCCACCGTTTACGCCTTCTATAAAGACCGCGTTGAGAAGATCTGCCGCCGACTCGTCGCCGCCCCCTCCTTTACCGGAGGGATTGAGTGCGTCCGTGTTGAAGACCCGGTTAGAGGGCAAGAAGAAGATTAAGTGA
- a CDS encoding uncharacterized protein (BUSCO:EOG09264X9R), whose protein sequence is MNIFRSLSQIISPRMPTTRSAASITTAEIASEKKANTALSKRAKRKAAEVQDQDDEAEAVVKVNRSKSKKARVIKEVVKTTSVITSTSTVVQPLAALPDVEEPEALVPAKLSFSFEDAKAHLISADPRFKDVFERLECKPYEELEMVHPFRALTTSILGQQISWLAARSINHKFIRLFNPAIPENHADYADSKSPTSFFPTPRQVAELDLATLRTAGLSQRKAEYVHDLAMRFADGRLSTQKLLAADDEELAQILIEVRGIGRWTVDMFAIFSLRRPDILPVGDLGVQRGLVRWFLALHSPSYNFAISPHKESRKSKTEQKPKTQVPVPSSSNADTEAVPSDLSSLPPAPIPLVPATPVKKSKKKSKKKNEAESDEDPIPPPFTPSIKTALRRSAADSSPPPPLPEGLSASVLKTRLEGKKKIK, encoded by the exons ATGAACATTTTCCGGTCACTTTCACAGATAATTAGTCCCAGGATGCCTACTACTCGTTCAGCTGCAAGTATCACCACCGCCGAAATCGCTTCCGAGAAGAAAGCGAACACAGCACTTTCGAAGAGGGCGAAGAGGAAGGCTGCCGAAGTTCAAGACCAAGATGATGAAGCGGAAGCCGTAGTGAAAGTGAATCGGAGCAAGTCCAAGAAGGCCCGTGTAATCAAGGAAGTTGTAAAGACTACTTCTGTCATTACTTCGACCTCGACTGTAGTGCAACCGCTAGCAGCACTACCTGATGTAGAAGAGCCTGAAGCCCTTGTCCCCGCCAAACTATCCTTCTCATTTGAGGATGCAAAAGCGCATCTTATCAGTGCAGACCCCCGTTTCAAGGATGTGTTCGAGAGATTAGAGTGCAAGCCTTATGAGGAGTTGGAAATGGTTCACCCATTCAG GGCGTTGACTACGTCAATACTTGGCCAACAAATTTCCTGGTTGGCCGCTCGGTCTATCAACCACAAGTTCATCAGACTGTTCAACCCTGCTATTCCAGAGAATCACGCTGATTACGC AGACTCAAAATCCCCAACTTCGTTCTTTCCGACTCCCCGCCAAGTCGCGGAACTCGACCTTGCGACTTTGCGTACAGCAGGACTTAGCCAGAGAAAGGCAGAGTATG TTCACGACCTTGCCATGAGGTTCGCAGATGGGCGTTTGTCGACCCAGAAATTGCTCGCGGCGGATGACGAAGAGCTGGCACAGATTCTCATTGAAGTTCGCGGAATTGGAAGA TGGACTG TGGACATGTTTGCTATATTCTCCCTCCGCCGACCAGATATCCTCCCTGTTGGTGATCTCGGGGTTCAACGCGGACTTGTTCGCTGGTTTTTGGCACTACATTCACCGAGTTACAACTTTGCTATCTCTCCACATAAGGAGTCTAGGAAATCTAAAACTGAACAGAAACCTAAAACCCAGGTTCCTgttccttcctcttctaatgCTGACACTGAGGCTGTCCCCTCGGATTTGTCGTCACTCCCACCTGCGCCTATACCCTTGGTTCCTGCGACGCCGGTCAAGAAGAGCAAGAAAAAaagtaagaaaaaaaacgaaGCGGAATCTGACGAAGATCCAATTCCCCCACCGTTTACGCCTTCTATAAAGACCGCGTTGAGAAGATCTGCCGCCGACTCGTCGCCGCCCCCTCCTTTACCGGAGGGATTGAGTGCGTCCGTGTTGAAGACCCGGTTAGAGGGCAAGAAGAAGATTAAGTGA
- a CDS encoding uncharacterized protein (BUSCO:EOG09264X9R), with the protein MNIFRSLSQIISPRMPTTRSAASITTAEIASEKKANTALSKRAKRKAAEVQDQDDEAEAVVKVNRSKSKKARVIKEVVKTTSVITSTSTVVQPLAALPDVEEPEALVPAKLSFSFEDAKAHLISADPRFKDVFERLECKPYEELEMVHPFRALTTSILGQQISWLAARSINHKFIRLFNPAIPENHADYADSKSPTSFFPTPRQVAELDLATLRTAGLSQRKAEYVHDLAMRFADGRLSTQKLLAADDEELAQILIEVRGIGRWTVDMFAIFSLRRPDILPVGDLGVQRGLVRWFLALHSPSYNFAISPHKESRKSKTEQKPKTQVPVPSSSNADTEAVPSDLSSLPPAPIPLVPATPVKKSKKKNRVEKICRRLVAAPSFTGGIECVRVEDPVRGQEED; encoded by the exons ATGAACATTTTCCGGTCACTTTCACAGATAATTAGTCCCAGGATGCCTACTACTCGTTCAGCTGCAAGTATCACCACCGCCGAAATCGCTTCCGAGAAGAAAGCGAACACAGCACTTTCGAAGAGGGCGAAGAGGAAGGCTGCCGAAGTTCAAGACCAAGATGATGAAGCGGAAGCCGTAGTGAAAGTGAATCGGAGCAAGTCCAAGAAGGCCCGTGTAATCAAGGAAGTTGTAAAGACTACTTCTGTCATTACTTCGACCTCGACTGTAGTGCAACCGCTAGCAGCACTACCTGATGTAGAAGAGCCTGAAGCCCTTGTCCCCGCCAAACTATCCTTCTCATTTGAGGATGCAAAAGCGCATCTTATCAGTGCAGACCCCCGTTTCAAGGATGTGTTCGAGAGATTAGAGTGCAAGCCTTATGAGGAGTTGGAAATGGTTCACCCATTCAG GGCGTTGACTACGTCAATACTTGGCCAACAAATTTCCTGGTTGGCCGCTCGGTCTATCAACCACAAGTTCATCAGACTGTTCAACCCTGCTATTCCAGAGAATCACGCTGATTACGC AGACTCAAAATCCCCAACTTCGTTCTTTCCGACTCCCCGCCAAGTCGCGGAACTCGACCTTGCGACTTTGCGTACAGCAGGACTTAGCCAGAGAAAGGCAGAGTATG TTCACGACCTTGCCATGAGGTTCGCAGATGGGCGTTTGTCGACCCAGAAATTGCTCGCGGCGGATGACGAAGAGCTGGCACAGATTCTCATTGAAGTTCGCGGAATTGGAAGA TGGACTG TGGACATGTTTGCTATATTCTCCCTCCGCCGACCAGATATCCTCCCTGTTGGTGATCTCGGGGTTCAACGCGGACTTGTTCGCTGGTTTTTGGCACTACATTCACCGAGTTACAACTTTGCTATCTCTCCACATAAGGAGTCTAGGAAATCTAAAACTGAACAGAAACCTAAAACCCAGGTTCCTgttccttcctcttctaatgCTGACACTGAGGCTGTCCCCTCGGATTTGTCGTCACTCCCACCTGCGCCTATACCCTTGGTTCCTGCGACGCCGGTCAAGAAGAGCAAGAAAAAaa ACCGCGTTGAGAAGATCTGCCGCCGACTCGTCGCCGCCCCCTCCTTTACCGGAGGGATTGAGTGCGTCCGTGTTGAAGACCCGGTTAGAGGGCAAGAAGAAGATTAA
- the CKB2 gene encoding casein kinase 2 regulatory subunit, variant 2: MEEVSTGSDSDYSSSWISWFLSSKGNEYFCEVDEDFILDRFNLTGLNNEVANYPQALDLITDQLDDEVQDELRGSLDVQARLLYGLIHARWIVTARGLAKMLEKYKRAEFGRCPRVHCQQQPLLPVGLTDVPYEKSVKLYCGRCEDIYSPKSSRHGAIDGAYFGTTFPHLLFLVYPTLIPPKSGPTDIGSSSREGDGRSRRRNAREEPEVAPAEGGGETISTASVALKADRYRPKIYGFQVNEIAKLQRWQEAIRDRCV; this comes from the exons ATGGAGGAAGTCTCAACAGGCTCTGATTCTGATTATTCCAG CTCG TGGATCTCCTGGTTCCTCTCATCCAAAGGCAACGAATACTTTTGTGAAGTTGACGAAGATTTCATCTTGGATCGCTTCAATCTCACTGGGCTTAACAATGAAGTTGCAAACTATCCACAAGCGCTGGATCTCATTACAGATCAACTGG ACGATGAAGTGCAAGATGAACTCAGAGGTTCTTTGGATGTCCAGGCTAGACTTTTATATGGTTTAATACACGCACGGTGGATTGTAACCGCTCGAGGTCTTGCAAAAATG CTGGAAAAATACAAACGTGCCGAATTCGGTCGTTGTCCACGAGTACACTGTCAACAACAACCCCTCCTCCCAGTCGGTCTTACCGACGTACCATACGAAAAGTCTGTAAAACTTTATTGTGGACGGTGTGAAGATATCTATTCACCCAAGTCTTCACGGCATGGTGCTATTGATGGGGCGTATTTCGGCACTACTTTCCCTCATCTTTTGTTCCTTGTCTACCCGACATTAATTCCGCCGAAGAGTGGACCGACTGATATCGGTTCGTCAAGTCGAGAGGGAGATGGTCGGTCGAGAAGGCGGAATGCGAGAGAGGAACCAGAGGTGGCACCAGCCGAGGGCGGGGGAGAGACTATTAGCACGGCGAGCGTTGCTCTGAAGGCTGACCGGTATCGGCCCAAGATATACGGTTTCCAGGTGAACGAGATTGCGAAGTTGCAGAGATGGCAAGAGGCAATACGAGATAGGTGTGTTTGA
- the CKB2 gene encoding casein kinase 2 regulatory subunit, variant 3, whose protein sequence is MEEVSTGSDSDYSRFWISWFLSSKGNEYFCEVDEDFILDRFNLTGLNNEVANYPQALDLITDQLDDEVQDELRGSLDVQARLLYGLIHARWIVTARGLAKMLEKYKRAEFGRCPRVHCQQQPLLPVGLTDVPYEKSVKLYCGRCEDIYSPKSSRHGAIDGAYFGTTFPHLLFLVYPTLIPPKSGPTDIGSSSREGDGRSRRRNAREEPEVAPAEGGGETISTASVALKADRYRPKIYGFQVNEIAKLQRWQEAIRDRQVARLEELEERS, encoded by the exons ATGGAGGAAGTCTCAACAGGCTCTGATTCTGATTATTCCAGGTTC TGGATCTCCTGGTTCCTCTCATCCAAAGGCAACGAATACTTTTGTGAAGTTGACGAAGATTTCATCTTGGATCGCTTCAATCTCACTGGGCTTAACAATGAAGTTGCAAACTATCCACAAGCGCTGGATCTCATTACAGATCAACTGG ACGATGAAGTGCAAGATGAACTCAGAGGTTCTTTGGATGTCCAGGCTAGACTTTTATATGGTTTAATACACGCACGGTGGATTGTAACCGCTCGAGGTCTTGCAAAAATG CTGGAAAAATACAAACGTGCCGAATTCGGTCGTTGTCCACGAGTACACTGTCAACAACAACCCCTCCTCCCAGTCGGTCTTACCGACGTACCATACGAAAAGTCTGTAAAACTTTATTGTGGACGGTGTGAAGATATCTATTCACCCAAGTCTTCACGGCATGGTGCTATTGATGGGGCGTATTTCGGCACTACTTTCCCTCATCTTTTGTTCCTTGTCTACCCGACATTAATTCCGCCGAAGAGTGGACCGACTGATATCGGTTCGTCAAGTCGAGAGGGAGATGGTCGGTCGAGAAGGCGGAATGCGAGAGAGGAACCAGAGGTGGCACCAGCCGAGGGCGGGGGAGAGACTATTAGCACGGCGAGCGTTGCTCTGAAGGCTGACCGGTATCGGCCCAAGATATACGGTTTCCAGGTGAACGAGATTGCGAAGTTGCAGAGATGGCAAGAGGCAATACGAGATAG GCAGGTAGCACGTCTAGAAGAATTAGAAGAACGGTCATGA
- the CKB2 gene encoding casein kinase 2 regulatory subunit, which translates to MEEVSTGSDSDYSSSWISWFLSSKGNEYFCEVDEDFILDRFNLTGLNNEVANYPQALDLITDQLDDEVQDELRGSLDVQARLLYGLIHARWIVTARGLAKMLEKYKRAEFGRCPRVHCQQQPLLPVGLTDVPYEKSVKLYCGRCEDIYSPKSSRHGAIDGAYFGTTFPHLLFLVYPTLIPPKSGPTDIGSSSREGDGRSRRRNAREEPEVAPAEGGGETISTASVALKADRYRPKIYGFQVNEIAKLQRWQEAIRDSVFILGR; encoded by the exons ATGGAGGAAGTCTCAACAGGCTCTGATTCTGATTATTCCAG CTCG TGGATCTCCTGGTTCCTCTCATCCAAAGGCAACGAATACTTTTGTGAAGTTGACGAAGATTTCATCTTGGATCGCTTCAATCTCACTGGGCTTAACAATGAAGTTGCAAACTATCCACAAGCGCTGGATCTCATTACAGATCAACTGG ACGATGAAGTGCAAGATGAACTCAGAGGTTCTTTGGATGTCCAGGCTAGACTTTTATATGGTTTAATACACGCACGGTGGATTGTAACCGCTCGAGGTCTTGCAAAAATG CTGGAAAAATACAAACGTGCCGAATTCGGTCGTTGTCCACGAGTACACTGTCAACAACAACCCCTCCTCCCAGTCGGTCTTACCGACGTACCATACGAAAAGTCTGTAAAACTTTATTGTGGACGGTGTGAAGATATCTATTCACCCAAGTCTTCACGGCATGGTGCTATTGATGGGGCGTATTTCGGCACTACTTTCCCTCATCTTTTGTTCCTTGTCTACCCGACATTAATTCCGCCGAAGAGTGGACCGACTGATATCGGTTCGTCAAGTCGAGAGGGAGATGGTCGGTCGAGAAGGCGGAATGCGAGAGAGGAACCAGAGGTGGCACCAGCCGAGGGCGGGGGAGAGACTATTAGCACGGCGAGCGTTGCTCTGAAGGCTGACCGGTATCGGCCCAAGATATACGGTTTCCAGGTGAACGAGATTGCGAAGTTGCAGAGATGGCAAGAGGCAATACGAGATAG TGTTTTTATTCTAGGCAGGTAG